The Lolium rigidum isolate FL_2022 chromosome 2, APGP_CSIRO_Lrig_0.1, whole genome shotgun sequence genomic interval CCTGCTGCATTGTCCGAGTGCCGTTCCCTACATGATCATGACAGCTTCAGCCTTTAGATTGGTCCTTGGGAGATCTTCCTCTTCACCTGCTAGCTTAGGAACCTGCAGCGCATCTGCTTTAGTTTCAACTTGTTGGTCATGACTATTGACCATGAATCAGTGTGAAACCAAGAAGCCTTCAAAGCAGCAAGAACGGTGGAGTAACATTTGACACATTTGTTTACAGGCTCCAAGTCTTGCTGAGTTCCAATAGTCAAACCGTCCCAATGAGGTTTAAGTTAGATAATGTCATCCGTTGCGACTGAAATGGTGGCCAAGGCGATGGTCCTCAGTCCTCACTCATGTACTTTCCAACTAGGCAATATTTTCAATATCACCATCATGATTAAGAAAAATAGAGTTAACTGCTCAACCACACTAACAGATAGCATCTATTGCAAGAGGACCACGGCAGCACTGCCGACAAGGCGACAACTGCGGCTATTATTATTCTCTCCATTATAGGATTGTTCCGTCGCTCGCCTTACATCAGACGTACCTAATCCATCATCCATGGTCAGCTTATATCCCTGGAAGAAAGATTAGAAATTCAGCACAATCACACTGCAGTGTTCAATGCTCAAGGACACAACTACAGTACTAACAATGAATATTAAGCACATGACTCCAGATTTCATGGCTACTTAAGCCTACATTTTTTAATTGAGGGACGATACAAGGTTTTGAGCAAGACCATCATGACTGAGACATCCCGTCAGGAACATTTACACAGCTACATTCACGGTTGGAACATGTGAAACACTTACAGGCGCACTACACCAATGAACATGGAGAAGTTACAATACATGGTTTTCCTCTAGTCCCATCAACTGCTTAACAATACACCATCCCAGTTCTCTCCACCCATGCGCACAGTTCTTGGCTAATCCTGAGCTTGCAACCATTGCCTCCACATAAAGGAGCTCAAGCATTAAATGTTACATCAGGGGCTGGCTAGGCAAATACATACCCCCCTCGTACAAACGCAATGGCACCGGCTTGTCTTCGGCTTTCCAATAATGGGTTGTCAGATTCTAAATTTGTGATAACAAGCAGGTTGCCCTTTGGCATAGACAAGCCTTGGCAGTGTGCCAGGTAAAATAATATCGTACAGCCTTCCCTACTGTCCGGTGGAAGGCGAGAAATTGAACCCACAATGTCGCCTTGCATGCTCTGGTATCAACCTGCCGATGAGGTCTGGTGAAGCATTTGCTAGCTGCAGATGAATAAGCAAACGAAAAAGATTTAGTCCCTTCACCTCTAGAGTAAACAGTTCTGTTAACGACTGAAAATACCCTGGTTGAGTGCCTAGAATAGCTTTCCAGGAAGGATAAGAATAGGAGTAACAAGCTATATCTAGCTTTAAATAACTTACTTCCTGTTTGAAGTTGAAGAGTGGAGGGAATGGGCGACCATTTGGCAACTTTGCATGGGGCTCCCGTAATTCATCAAAGAATGGATGTGTACATGCTTCGAGCTGCAATAACAATCAAGTCAGCAATGAACTCAACATAGAGGGGGCAGTTGAACAATGACCATACACTAACATTTTCAAGAGCAGGGGACACTAAAAATGAAGGAAGCTAAGAATACAAACACGTAAGTGAAAGCAGTATATTTCTTAAGGCAACAACTGACAGACAGTTGtttaatttcttttcttttgtcgaCCAACCATGTCCATACCATTCAAAGAGAAGCTCATATAGTTATTACTCTTTTACGTGATGTAGGGCCAAATATACCTTCCTTTGTGAGGATATAAGGTGAAACAGTATATGCCCTTAAGTAAATATCAGAGCAAAAATCATAATGGTGTTATCTAATCCAAATGCAATCATCAGTGCCTGCTTTATGCAATACTAGAACATGTGTGGTTGAATAAAATAATAACAGAACATGCTGCCATGCTGGCTAACAAAAACAGAAAGCAACACACAGAACATGACTGGTCAAGTTGAGAGAAATAATCAATGCCATTATTAAACTGGACAATCATTGATGGGTAGTTGGCTTCTTTAGTTGACTTGAACAAGTCAAACTGGAGATGAGAAACTCACAGCAGTGCATCGTAGATTGGGTGAATACTGAAGAAGACGTGATGCTAAGTCTATTGCTTCTGGTGGCATTCGTTTGTGGAAAATCTGCAGGAAGATGATACAAGTTAGTTGTGATCTGTCATAACATAAATTAGTGAAGTATTGTggtaaataaataaaacatacCTTGTGCCACGGATGAGCTTTTATCTGAGGAAATCTAAATTCAGTGTAGTTGGGATTCATACAGCGGATTTCCTCACGTGTTGGAGTACCAAGAACCTGGAAGCAAAACAATCAGTTCAAGAAGATACAACAGCAATAAGAATATTTCTTCATAATAAAAGAATTGCAGAATAAATTAAATAAAGTACCTTAATTATCTCAACAAGTTGGTCCACTGCACTTTCACCAGGAAATAGAGGCTGATAAATTGGATAAAATAGGTTTAGTTATAAgtttgctagtcaagtggatataTAACCAGAAAGTGCAGAAAGGAAATCCAACAAAACAGAAGCTAACCTGGCCAAGAAGCAACTCAGCAAGAACACATCCAGCTGACCATATATCAATTGATGTTGTATACTCTGTTGCCCCAAATATCAGCTCAGGAGCACGGTAATAACGTGAGCATATGTATGATATGTTCGCTTCTCCTTTAACCTGAGATGGGCAGGTGAAGAAATTAGAATTTGCATTACAGGTCCCAAAAAAATCCAGAGCATAACACCCTTTTTCCTAAAAAAAACTTAATTAAAACTGGTAAATCTACAAAATCTGGAAATAAACAGTGTACAATGTTAAAAATCCCCTAAAAATGCTACTCTCTCCGATCCATAGTGTCAGTGGTTTTAGTTCATTTTAGTTaaaattgaactaaaaccacgacacttattatggaccgGAGGAAGTAATAATTTGCAAGTGATCCTTTGCaccacagaaaaagaaagaaaaaaaaaagcaccgCAGCAATATGAGCATTATCATgaaatgcatcataacaatcaaaACCATACAAATAATTATCAACCTGTCAAATTACATAATCTTGCAATCCATACAGAACCACTCTAATGTACACTAAAAATGCTACATGGTCAACCAGTATATGTTCACTTACCAACATTTTGGCGCTCCCAAAATCACATATTTTGACCGTGTGAGTCAGGGGATCCACCTATCAACACCAATAATGTGAGAGTCAGAACATACCCAGAAAATGCAAACCAAGAGTGATTAAAAAAAGTCAAGCATAGAAAGCATACCAAAAGATTCTGAGGCTTGATATCCCTGTGGCAAACTCCAGGCACACTGTGAATGTACGCTAAACCCCGAAATATCTGCACAAGAAGACCAAGATATCAATACCAGAACATGACACTATGACAACTCTATCCAAAAGCTAGTATTCCCAACTTCATACCTGGTACACGTATAGCTTGACATATATAAGTGGCATCCTCTGGTTCATATTGCTATAATGCTTGAGAACGCGATACAATGACTCGGGAACAAACTCCATAACCAGGTTGAGGAAAAGTTCATCTCTGCTTGTGGTAGAGAAGAAGCAGTGCTTCAAACAGACAACATTGCAATGTTCCATCGATCGCATTATTTGCAGCTCCCTGTTCTTGTAACGCTTGTCCTGTAAAACCTTCTTGATGGCAACAGTCTCACCTGTCTCCAGACATTTTGCCTGAATGCATACACAGAACACAGCTCCAAAATAAGAGGCAAAATTAACTAGGAAACTTACAACAAAGCAACTAGACTGTACCTGGAAGACAATTCCAAAAGATCCAGTTCCAACAACTCGCTCTGCCATGTAGCTAATAGTCTAAGAAGCACAAAATGGTAATGGAAGTTAGAAAAGTGATCATATAATCCAACAATGCGTTGTGGGCAGTTTGTGTGTCTCTGCAGAATTACCCGTTTAGGCTCTCCATTCTTCCCTCCAATGGTTGTGGAGATTATGTGACCAGTGACTGGATCGCTCCCTTGGATAATAGAAGCACCATGCTGCAATGTAGACAATCCATAAGGCAAGTTAGCACAATGACAAAGCAAGCAAACACGCCAAGACAAACATGGATCAAAACTCCAAAATGGCTGCAACGTGGTAGAAGTACTAAGTAGAAGGGCAATACTAGTATGGCTAACCCTTATGGTTGATAAAACAGACTTGCTCTAACTGGAGCTACAGGTGGAGAGCCACCTGTAGTTACTACAATATGTATACAGCATACTGGAATTGCAATGCAATTCAGGAAATCCTTATCCATGCAAGTAGGTAGAGTTCCAACTAGGACTAGAAGATGACTATTCACCATGGTAACAACCTATTCAACGGCCGTAAATACCTGATTTAATCGCCCCCATGTAGAACACATCTAATCCCTAACAATTATCTAGTACTACATTAGAGTACTACTAGAAGAGAGGCGACTCCTTGAGCCAAGTAACTTTGGCAGCAGGAGACGGGACGCTTGCATAGCGCACACGCAAAGACCAGGCCCAAAGCAAAGCAGCGCATTTCCTCCCAGCCAAGCAAAGGTACGCTCCGCTGCCCGCGCCGCCCCTAGTCAGGCGCCAATCCACTC includes:
- the LOC124692108 gene encoding shaggy-related protein kinase GSK4-like, encoding MATLPGGAHPAGGAAADLMQVDEPHAAATAAAAPVVEKHGASIIQGSDPVTGHIISTTIGGKNGEPKRTISYMAERVVGTGSFGIVFQAKCLETGETVAIKKVLQDKRYKNRELQIMRSMEHCNVVCLKHCFFSTTSRDELFLNLVMEFVPESLYRVLKHYSNMNQRMPLIYVKLYVYQIFRGLAYIHSVPGVCHRDIKPQNLLVDPLTHTVKICDFGSAKMLVKGEANISYICSRYYRAPELIFGATEYTTSIDIWSAGCVLAELLLGQPLFPGESAVDQLVEIIKVLGTPTREEIRCMNPNYTEFRFPQIKAHPWHKIFHKRMPPEAIDLASRLLQYSPNLRCTALEACTHPFFDELREPHAKLPNGRPFPPLFNFKQELANASPDLIGRLIPEHARRHCGFNFSPSTGQ